A single region of the Planctomycetota bacterium genome encodes:
- a CDS encoding PilZ domain-containing protein, translating into MPKIKNNKRKELRFSIQDGKAQMESNGGIFAFLTGAPAALPIVNLSTTGLRLLSKKKMAVGDKLSLNIMIPLLGAKPLKLAGSVAWVKTFAIFDEYMVGVKFAELRGDTRKRLQNLADFLGTRIQPNRTIVFKEMKKKANSCVVCQFADKQQKGSPTFKITSSMPGL; encoded by the coding sequence ATGCCTAAGATAAAAAACAATAAACGCAAGGAGTTGAGGTTTTCCATCCAGGATGGCAAGGCGCAGATGGAAAGTAACGGTGGCATTTTCGCCTTCCTGACCGGCGCGCCGGCGGCACTGCCCATTGTCAACCTGAGCACCACGGGCTTGCGGCTGCTGTCCAAGAAAAAAATGGCGGTGGGCGACAAGCTGTCGCTTAATATCATGATACCATTGCTTGGCGCCAAGCCGTTAAAACTGGCGGGTTCAGTGGCCTGGGTCAAGACCTTTGCCATATTCGACGAGTACATGGTCGGGGTCAAGTTCGCCGAGTTGAGAGGCGATACCCGTAAACGCCTGCAGAACCTGGCAGATTTCCTGGGCACCCGCATCCAACCAAATCGCACGATTGTCTTTAAGGAAATGAAAAAAAAGGCCAATTCCTGCGTGGTCTGCCAGTTCGCCGACAAGCAGCAGAAGGGTTCGCCTACTTTCAAGATAACATCAAGCATGCCCGGACTGTAG
- the maf gene encoding septum formation protein Maf — protein sequence MMPLIILASASPRRSQILAECGITHKIVVSNAREVMDRKRTPAYNARFNAGLKARAVARRVKKGFVIGADTIVQSGRKLIGKPRDKAEARRLLMEFSGRTIGVYTGLCVINAVTGKEVKSVVDSKVKVKKITPGMAGRFMRVAGPLDKAGGFSIEGPGSFIFDDVQGSFYNVLGLPMIELYRLFGELGVDLLLAVRTK from the coding sequence ATGATGCCTCTGATTATTCTGGCCTCAGCATCGCCCCGGCGCTCGCAGATATTGGCCGAATGCGGCATCACCCATAAAATCGTGGTCAGCAACGCCCGAGAGGTGATGGACCGGAAAAGGACACCCGCATATAACGCCAGGTTTAACGCCGGTCTGAAGGCTCGGGCCGTGGCCCGGCGGGTCAAAAAGGGTTTTGTCATCGGCGCCGATACTATTGTACAGTCCGGCCGGAAACTTATCGGTAAGCCCCGCGATAAGGCCGAGGCCCGACGCCTGCTTATGGAATTCTCCGGCCGGACCATCGGCGTCTATACCGGGCTGTGTGTCATAAACGCCGTTACCGGAAAAGAGGTTAAGTCCGTCGTTGACTCAAAAGTAAAGGTGAAAAAGATAACCCCGGGCATGGCCGGTAGGTTTATGCGGGTGGCCGGCCCCTTGGACAAGGCCGGCGGTTTTTCCATAGAAGGTCCGGGCTCGTTCATCTTCGATGACGTCCAAGGATCTTTTTACAACGTCCTCGGCCTACCGATGATTGAATTGTACCGGCTCTTCGGGGAATTAGGCGTGGATTTATTACTTGCAGTACGAACGAAGTAA
- a CDS encoding GGDEF domain-containing protein translates to MSVNEFYRALLDNLNDGVYFTDSNRKITYFNRAAEKITGYMGSEVIGSHCSDNILVHVNNKGENLCSGCCPLAESINQGTIKEDRIFLHHKDGHRVPVLVRIVPLKDTLGKITGAAEIFSDISPKAELMQQIDELQKQALVDPLTATGNRRYADIDLRIKLDQMIRYGWKFGVIFADVDSLKKINDQSGHEAGDRALKMVAQTLLNGVRASDLVCRWGGDEFIALITNVTPELLYVMSDRLRAMVEQSFIATKSNIIRTTVSIGATLAQADDTPETLIKRADRLLYLSKQAGRNHTSTDLLEKESPAGR, encoded by the coding sequence ATGTCAGTAAACGAGTTTTACCGAGCGCTGCTGGATAACCTGAATGACGGGGTGTATTTTACTGATTCCAACCGGAAGATAACCTATTTCAACCGGGCCGCCGAGAAAATCACCGGCTATATGGGTTCGGAGGTGATCGGGTCCCATTGTTCCGATAATATTTTGGTCCACGTCAACAACAAAGGCGAAAACCTCTGTTCAGGCTGCTGCCCCCTGGCCGAGTCCATCAATCAAGGCACGATCAAAGAAGACAGAATTTTCCTGCATCATAAAGACGGGCATCGGGTTCCGGTGCTGGTCCGGATTGTCCCGCTCAAGGACACGCTGGGTAAAATTACCGGTGCGGCCGAAATATTCAGCGACATCTCGCCCAAGGCGGAACTGATGCAGCAAATTGATGAGTTACAGAAGCAGGCGCTGGTTGATCCGCTGACTGCGACCGGTAACCGGCGCTATGCGGATATCGACCTGCGAATAAAATTAGACCAGATGATCCGGTACGGCTGGAAATTCGGGGTCATCTTCGCCGACGTGGACTCGCTCAAAAAGATAAACGACCAATCCGGCCATGAAGCCGGCGACCGGGCATTGAAGATGGTGGCCCAGACGTTGTTAAACGGAGTCCGGGCTTCGGATCTGGTCTGCCGCTGGGGCGGAGACGAATTTATCGCCCTGATCACTAATGTCACACCGGAGTTGCTTTATGTCATGAGCGACCGACTCCGGGCCATGGTAGAACAGTCGTTTATCGCCACGAAATCAAATATCATCCGAACCACGGTGTCCATCGGCGCCACCCTGGCCCAGGCCGATGATACCCCGGAAACGCTGATTAAGCGGGCGGACCGCCTGCTCTACCTGAGCAAACAGGCTGGCCGGAACCACACCTCCACTGATTTGCTGGAAAAAGAGTCGCCGGCGGGCAGATAA
- a CDS encoding potassium channel protein — protein MLLLLFILAFGTTGYWIISGNLLDAVYMTVITAATVGYGEVIDLSHNPAGRIFTIIFIILSLGVIAAVTSILAASILEIELSGFLRRRKMNKEVDRLSNHYIVCGAGETGIHIIQELAKTMKQFVVVERSQERLDKLAATVPNMIYLAGDATDDEVLLAAGVERAQGVFAVLPADKDNLYITVMTKQYNKNTRIVALGIEDKAINKLKTAGADTVVSASVIGGLRIASEMIRPSAVKFLDTMLRQTSGTYRIEEITITSAATIVNKRLADVPLRDRFGLLVLAIISEGDNMLYNPPADTVIKEGSIFVIMGDVHNIQKARGYISPG, from the coding sequence GTGTTGCTACTATTGTTCATCCTGGCTTTCGGCACCACCGGCTACTGGATTATCAGCGGTAACTTACTGGATGCGGTTTATATGACGGTGATTACCGCGGCTACGGTCGGCTACGGCGAGGTGATAGACCTGTCCCATAACCCGGCCGGCCGGATATTCACCATCATATTTATCATTCTTTCCCTGGGTGTTATTGCGGCCGTGACTTCCATCCTGGCCGCATCCATTTTAGAAATAGAATTAAGCGGATTTTTAAGGAGGCGCAAGATGAATAAGGAAGTCGACCGGCTGAGCAACCATTATATTGTCTGCGGGGCAGGCGAAACCGGGATTCATATCATCCAGGAACTGGCTAAGACCATGAAACAGTTTGTGGTGGTGGAACGCAGCCAAGAGCGGCTGGATAAACTGGCGGCAACCGTCCCGAACATGATTTATCTTGCTGGCGATGCCACGGATGACGAGGTATTGCTGGCGGCCGGGGTGGAGCGGGCTCAGGGCGTCTTTGCCGTGCTGCCGGCAGATAAGGACAACCTTTACATTACGGTCATGACCAAACAGTATAACAAGAACACCCGGATTGTGGCCCTGGGCATAGAAGATAAAGCTATCAACAAGCTCAAGACGGCCGGCGCGGATACGGTGGTTTCGGCCTCGGTCATTGGGGGCTTGCGGATTGCCTCGGAAATGATACGGCCGTCGGCCGTAAAATTTCTGGATACAATGTTGCGTCAGACTTCTGGCACTTATCGGATAGAAGAAATAACCATTACTTCTGCCGCGACTATCGTAAATAAAAGACTGGCTGACGTTCCCCTGCGGGACCGGTTCGGGCTTTTGGTACTGGCCATCATATCCGAGGGCGACAACATGCTTTATAACCCCCCAGCCGATACGGTCATAAAAGAGGGATCCATTTTTGTAATAATGGGTGATGTTCACAACATCCAAAAGGCCAGGGGATATATCTCGCCCGGTTAG
- the dnaA gene encoding chromosomal replication initiator protein DnaA: protein MAFDNELKQQVLEKLRPSIGDIWLKELKFIEEPAGTLKIPLPNVFYVDYYKKNFLALIEQTVSEVAGKNYTITFVAPPEQGRLFPDVLARQNGAGLASKDKTGYRGKESPAATSASKPAGKNDFTLNENYTFDKFVVGLCNRMAHAAAQAVAVNPGKAYNPIFIHGGVGLGKTHLLQAICHQVLAQRPDFSIYYRSGEGFVNDYITAVKNNGFEKFRQLCRSKDIMIIDDIHFLGSGEKAASQEEFFHTFNALHNNQKQIILSSDSPPKEIPLLQDRLVSRFNWGMVARLETPDFETRAAILRRKADGYKIAFPEDVINFIAEVIDTNIRDLEGALIRVIGLSRSSNQKPSVSLATEALKDIVGASSRRIKVANIIDTIAGYFNLSASDLQSKTRLKSVSLARQIGFYLTRQLKPDLSLEEIGASFGGREHSTVLLAIEKIRKRLQKDAQFRETVNLLMAEVRKKSG from the coding sequence ATGGCTTTTGATAATGAATTAAAACAGCAGGTCTTGGAAAAACTCAGGCCGTCAATCGGCGACATCTGGCTGAAAGAGCTTAAGTTCATCGAGGAGCCGGCCGGAACTCTGAAGATACCCCTGCCCAATGTTTTTTACGTGGATTACTATAAAAAGAACTTTCTCGCCCTAATAGAACAAACGGTATCCGAAGTAGCCGGCAAGAATTATACTATAACATTCGTCGCTCCGCCTGAACAGGGACGGCTGTTTCCGGATGTGCTGGCCCGCCAGAACGGCGCCGGGCTGGCGTCGAAAGACAAGACCGGATACAGGGGAAAGGAATCGCCTGCTGCCACTTCTGCTAGCAAGCCGGCGGGAAAGAACGATTTTACCCTGAACGAGAATTACACCTTTGATAAATTCGTAGTGGGCTTGTGCAACCGTATGGCGCATGCGGCGGCCCAGGCCGTCGCAGTGAATCCCGGCAAGGCCTATAATCCGATATTTATTCACGGCGGAGTGGGGTTGGGCAAAACCCATCTCCTACAGGCCATCTGCCATCAGGTGCTAGCTCAGCGTCCTGATTTTTCTATTTATTACCGATCGGGCGAGGGGTTTGTCAACGACTATATTACGGCCGTAAAGAATAACGGGTTTGAGAAATTCCGCCAGTTGTGCCGATCAAAGGATATAATGATAATCGACGACATCCATTTCCTGGGTTCGGGTGAAAAAGCGGCCAGCCAGGAAGAATTCTTTCATACCTTTAACGCCCTGCATAATAACCAAAAGCAGATTATTCTTTCCAGCGACTCGCCGCCCAAGGAAATTCCGCTGTTACAGGACCGCCTAGTTTCTCGGTTTAACTGGGGCATGGTGGCCCGACTGGAGACGCCTGACTTTGAGACCCGGGCGGCAATCCTTAGGCGGAAGGCTGATGGTTATAAAATTGCGTTTCCTGAAGACGTGATTAATTTCATCGCTGAAGTTATTGATACCAATATCCGCGACCTGGAAGGGGCGTTAATCAGGGTTATCGGCCTGTCCCGCAGCTCCAACCAAAAACCGTCGGTTAGCCTGGCTACCGAGGCGCTCAAAGATATTGTCGGCGCTTCTTCCCGGCGGATAAAGGTAGCAAACATAATCGATACCATCGCCGGTTATTTTAACCTTTCCGCCTCGGACCTGCAGTCCAAAACGCGGCTGAAGTCGGTTTCCCTGGCCCGGCAAATCGGCTTTTATCTGACCAGGCAATTAAAGCCGGACTTGTCGCTTGAGGAAATCGGGGCGTCGTTCGGCGGCCGGGAGCATTCTACGGTATTGCTGGCTATAGAAAAAATTCGTAAGCGGCTCCAGAAGGATGCCCAGTTCAGGGAAACCGTGAATCTCCTTATGGCTGAGGTCAGGAAGAAATCGGGGTAG
- the dnaN gene encoding DNA polymerase III subunit beta, with the protein MRIICNKNLLLKVFQFVSPIVPTKSSMPVLQNIKLTADDKTLFLSATDLEVGVQYPVPAEIKEKGTIIIPNNRLGGILRETADEQITIDGAGGTANIKTKASKYKIMCMDAAEYPDFPAFNEKKAITMKASGLKEMVCKTTFATSQEITRYALTGILMEIKKKELRMVASDGKRLAYIKRRSEQEVTTDIKVIVSPKSLNLLERIIEDEEQVVKIETDETQFKVMIPQKDQKGIILFSRLIEGTFPDYESVIPPESDKKIEMAAGDLLSAMRQVALVTTDKFKATQISMEKDKMTLLTRTQDVGEATVELPIKYPGETFKITFNPEFFIDALRIIGDDTITLGLKDKTSPAVIKQGKDYVYIVMPLTIEM; encoded by the coding sequence ATGAGGATTATATGCAATAAAAATTTATTATTAAAGGTATTTCAGTTCGTTAGCCCGATAGTTCCGACTAAAAGCTCAATGCCGGTATTACAGAACATAAAGTTAACTGCGGACGATAAAACCCTGTTTCTTTCCGCTACGGATTTAGAAGTAGGTGTTCAATACCCGGTTCCGGCGGAAATAAAGGAAAAAGGGACTATAATTATTCCCAATAACAGGTTGGGTGGAATCCTGCGGGAAACAGCGGATGAGCAAATAACCATCGACGGCGCAGGCGGAACCGCTAATATCAAAACCAAGGCCAGCAAATACAAGATAATGTGCATGGACGCGGCGGAATATCCGGATTTCCCGGCCTTCAACGAAAAGAAAGCCATAACCATGAAGGCATCCGGATTAAAAGAGATGGTGTGCAAGACCACGTTTGCGACATCGCAGGAGATAACCCGCTATGCCCTGACCGGGATTCTGATGGAGATAAAAAAGAAAGAACTCCGGATGGTGGCCAGCGACGGCAAGCGGTTGGCATACATCAAGCGCAGGTCCGAACAGGAAGTAACCACGGATATCAAGGTGATTGTTTCGCCAAAATCATTGAATCTTCTGGAACGGATCATAGAAGACGAAGAACAAGTGGTGAAAATAGAAACGGATGAAACGCAATTCAAGGTCATGATTCCGCAGAAAGACCAGAAGGGCATAATCCTTTTCTCCCGCCTGATAGAAGGAACATTCCCGGATTACGAAAGCGTCATCCCGCCGGAAAGCGACAAGAAAATAGAGATGGCTGCCGGGGACCTGTTATCGGCGATGAGGCAGGTGGCGCTGGTTACCACAGATAAATTCAAGGCGACGCAGATATCCATGGAAAAGGACAAGATGACGCTTCTGACCAGAACCCAGGATGTCGGCGAGGCGACCGTAGAGCTGCCCATAAAATACCCCGGCGAAACGTTCAAGATAACCTTTAATCCGGAGTTTTTTATAGACGCGCTCCGAATTATCGGCGACGACACAATAACCTTGGGGCTGAAAGACAAGACATCCCCGGCCGTAATAAAACAGGGCAAGGATTATGTTTATATCGTAATGCCGCTGACGATAGAGATGTAG
- a CDS encoding DUF2950 family protein: MTEENTVQAEPNTPSGETGTSKSAIWSLICGILSFLCLPAFPAIILGIVALVAISNSTGKLKGTGLAITGMIMAVVMPIIMTFFIIPLISIAAAIIIPNVLTSRPNYTPPDTWTPGDEVPRVEPDESLLSRQIPANESAAIASLRLLATAEALWRQQDPDGNGIKDYWTYDISCFYRMYRADNTTKIAFIAMDLARADVNTAETGDFGTIPAIEDWVDMPLSPKSGYYFQAMELDENGEPYNQVEVGDTKIKAANQTKFGFVAYPAEHGKTGRRTFIVNEQGTIYAIDVNPDVYGVALQWPGSDDPKDPYRKSEWATAD; the protein is encoded by the coding sequence ATGACAGAGGAAAATACGGTTCAGGCGGAACCTAATACGCCTTCCGGCGAAACGGGAACAAGCAAATCCGCCATCTGGAGCCTAATTTGCGGAATCCTGTCGTTTTTATGCCTGCCCGCGTTTCCGGCAATTATACTCGGCATCGTTGCGCTGGTAGCTATCAGTAACAGCACGGGGAAGCTGAAAGGAACCGGGCTGGCTATTACAGGGATGATAATGGCCGTTGTCATGCCGATAATCATGACTTTTTTTATTATTCCCCTTATTTCTATCGCAGCCGCCATTATTATTCCCAACGTCCTGACTTCCCGTCCGAATTATACGCCGCCTGATACCTGGACACCGGGAGACGAAGTTCCCCGGGTTGAACCCGACGAGAGTTTATTAAGCCGACAGATACCGGCCAACGAATCCGCGGCCATTGCGTCGTTAAGATTGCTTGCAACCGCCGAAGCGCTCTGGCGCCAACAAGACCCGGACGGTAACGGCATAAAGGATTATTGGACCTACGATATTTCCTGTTTTTACCGGATGTATCGGGCTGACAATACAACCAAGATTGCTTTTATCGCCATGGATTTAGCCCGGGCCGATGTCAATACCGCAGAGACGGGTGATTTCGGGACAATCCCGGCTATAGAAGACTGGGTTGATATGCCGTTGAGTCCGAAGAGCGGATATTATTTCCAGGCAATGGAATTAGATGAAAACGGCGAGCCGTATAACCAGGTTGAGGTTGGAGATACCAAGATAAAGGCCGCCAATCAGACTAAATTCGGATTTGTGGCATATCCGGCTGAACACGGCAAGACCGGCCGGCGGACATTTATCGTGAACGAACAAGGAACGATTTACGCCATAGACGTTAATCCGGATGTTTACGGCGTAGCCCTGCAATGGCCCGGCAGCGACGACCCCAAGGACCCCTATCGAAAATCCGAGTGGGCGACGGCAGATTAA
- a CDS encoding DUF721 domain-containing protein: MKHIGEVVKQVRRELLKENTRKALAVGDNWDKIVDARIARRTRVIGFRQKVLYVKVESPALLNELCNFKKEAILAKLQAKYPDHKIRDVKFTI; encoded by the coding sequence ATGAAGCACATTGGCGAAGTTGTAAAACAGGTCCGCAGGGAGTTATTAAAGGAAAACACCAGGAAAGCCTTGGCGGTCGGTGACAACTGGGATAAAATAGTGGATGCCAGGATTGCCCGCCGGACCCGTGTAATAGGCTTCAGGCAGAAGGTGCTTTACGTGAAAGTGGAATCGCCGGCTCTGCTTAATGAACTGTGTAACTTTAAGAAAGAAGCCATTCTGGCCAAGCTTCAAGCTAAATATCCGGACCATAAAATCAGGGATGTTAAATTTACAATATGA
- the gyrB gene encoding DNA topoisomerase (ATP-hydrolyzing) subunit B: MTPKKEATAVKEKPIKTAAPKPGGYDATHIKVLGGIEAVRTRPAMYIGDTGVRGLHHLINEVVDNSIDEALAGYCTSIIVRLNHEGSVTVMDNGRGIPVDMHKEQKKSALEVVMTMLHAGGKFDQKSYRVSGGLHGVGVSVVNALSDWLEVEVYREGAEYFQKYERGKPVSKVEKRGKTNKQGTSVTFKPDGKIFPEVKFNFDTVATRLRELAFLNKGVSITLNEEKTKHSETFKYDGGIKSFVEHLNQNKKKVHTDIIYFEKESKEAAGTIFVEIAMQYNDSYSENLFCFANNINTIEGGTHLSGYRTALTRTFNTYGKAQGLLKEADKPPVGDDYREGLTAIISVKLPNPQFEGQTKTKLGNREIEGIVQAIVNDGLATYLEEHPATAKAIVNKVILASRAREAARKARDLTRRKDALYSGDLPGKLADCSSREPEHTEIYIVEGDSAGGSAKQGRDRQFQAILPLKGKILNVEKARIEKMLAHEEIRILITALGTGIGSEEFDIAKLRYGKIIIMTDADVDGSHIRTLLLTFFYRHMLKVIEQGNLYIAQPPLYKVKYGKKEEYILSDKEMHQKLLDIALENTQLIVTAGKRQRCCLEKNALKRLADKIAVLEEYIHGLQVRGVSPLKYFRARDEKSQHFPLYYTELSGPKMDNEESFFHTDNQLDKYIREKEKKLKKEIVLLPQYEDVAVAASKNGGKKEKAPQITEDSVTLKYIEFFQNRDIESLVRDIEKLLPECFEINAYLSKEEKEPTAEKADKSARLIYELIVNPEEKKEQERFGLKSLRELLRGIRKVGQRDLDIQRYKGLGEMNAEQLWETTMDPAKRSLLKVKIEDAVKADRMFTILMGEEVEPRKDFIEKHALEVKNLDI; encoded by the coding sequence ATGACACCAAAGAAAGAAGCTACTGCAGTGAAAGAAAAACCAATTAAAACGGCAGCCCCTAAACCAGGCGGATATGACGCGACCCATATCAAGGTCTTGGGCGGTATCGAAGCCGTCCGGACCAGGCCGGCCATGTATATCGGCGACACCGGCGTGCGCGGCTTGCACCACCTTATCAACGAGGTGGTTGACAACAGCATTGACGAAGCCCTGGCCGGATATTGCACCAGTATAATAGTTCGGCTTAACCATGAAGGAAGCGTGACGGTCATGGACAACGGCCGTGGCATTCCGGTTGATATGCACAAGGAGCAGAAAAAGAGCGCGTTGGAAGTGGTCATGACCATGTTACACGCCGGCGGCAAGTTCGACCAGAAAAGTTATCGCGTTTCCGGCGGCCTGCATGGCGTTGGCGTATCCGTAGTCAATGCCCTGTCCGACTGGCTGGAGGTTGAGGTCTATCGGGAGGGCGCCGAGTATTTTCAGAAATACGAACGGGGTAAGCCGGTCAGCAAGGTGGAAAAACGGGGCAAGACCAATAAACAGGGCACCAGCGTCACCTTCAAGCCGGACGGCAAGATATTCCCGGAAGTCAAGTTTAACTTTGATACGGTGGCCACCCGCCTGAGAGAGCTGGCCTTCCTTAATAAAGGTGTCAGCATTACCCTGAACGAGGAAAAAACCAAGCATTCCGAGACCTTCAAATACGACGGCGGCATAAAGTCGTTCGTGGAGCACCTTAACCAGAACAAGAAAAAAGTCCATACCGACATTATCTATTTCGAAAAGGAATCAAAAGAAGCCGCTGGCACCATCTTCGTTGAAATCGCCATGCAATACAACGACAGCTACAGCGAGAATCTGTTTTGTTTTGCCAATAATATCAACACCATAGAAGGCGGCACGCATCTTTCCGGTTACCGGACCGCCTTGACCCGCACCTTTAATACCTACGGCAAGGCCCAGGGACTGTTAAAGGAAGCCGACAAACCACCGGTAGGCGACGATTACCGGGAAGGTCTAACCGCCATCATCAGCGTAAAGCTGCCCAATCCGCAGTTTGAAGGACAAACCAAAACCAAATTAGGCAACCGCGAGATAGAAGGCATCGTTCAGGCCATTGTCAACGACGGGCTGGCGACTTATCTTGAGGAGCACCCGGCCACTGCCAAGGCCATTGTCAACAAGGTTATTCTGGCATCCCGGGCCCGCGAGGCGGCCCGCAAGGCGCGCGATCTGACCCGGCGCAAGGACGCCCTGTACAGCGGCGACCTGCCAGGAAAACTGGCTGACTGCTCATCCCGCGAGCCGGAGCATACCGAGATATATATCGTGGAAGGCGATTCAGCCGGCGGCAGCGCCAAACAGGGCCGGGACCGCCAGTTCCAGGCCATCCTGCCCCTCAAAGGCAAGATTCTCAACGTGGAAAAAGCCCGCATTGAAAAGATGCTGGCGCACGAAGAAATCAGAATCCTCATCACCGCGCTGGGTACCGGCATCGGCAGCGAGGAATTCGATATTGCCAAACTGCGTTATGGCAAAATTATCATCATGACCGATGCTGATGTCGACGGTTCGCACATCCGAACCCTGCTGCTGACCTTTTTCTATCGGCACATGCTCAAGGTAATTGAACAGGGCAATCTTTACATCGCCCAACCGCCTCTGTATAAGGTCAAATACGGAAAGAAAGAGGAATATATCCTGAGTGACAAGGAGATGCACCAGAAACTTCTTGATATCGCATTGGAAAACACCCAACTAATCGTAACCGCGGGCAAGCGCCAGAGATGCTGTTTGGAAAAGAACGCCCTGAAACGCCTGGCCGATAAAATAGCGGTGCTGGAGGAATACATCCACGGACTGCAGGTCCGGGGCGTATCCCCACTCAAATACTTCCGGGCCCGGGACGAAAAGTCACAGCATTTTCCGCTCTATTACACTGAGCTCAGCGGTCCGAAAATGGATAACGAGGAAAGCTTCTTCCATACCGACAACCAACTGGACAAATACATCCGCGAGAAGGAGAAGAAGCTCAAGAAAGAAATCGTCCTGTTGCCCCAATATGAAGATGTGGCGGTCGCCGCATCCAAAAACGGCGGCAAGAAAGAAAAGGCACCCCAGATAACTGAAGATTCCGTGACTCTTAAATACATCGAATTCTTCCAGAACCGGGATATTGAGTCTCTGGTCCGCGATATCGAAAAACTGCTTCCGGAATGTTTCGAGATAAACGCCTACCTGAGCAAGGAGGAAAAAGAACCGACCGCCGAGAAAGCCGACAAATCCGCCCGGTTAATTTACGAATTGATTGTCAACCCCGAGGAAAAGAAGGAACAGGAAAGATTCGGGCTCAAATCATTGCGCGAGCTGTTGAGAGGCATCCGTAAGGTCGGCCAGCGTGACCTGGATATCCAGCGTTACAAGGGCTTGGGTGAAATGAACGCCGAGCAGCTCTGGGAAACCACCATGGACCCGGCCAAGCGTTCGCTCCTCAAGGTTAAGATAGAAGACGCGGTCAAGGCCGACCGGATGTTCACCATCCTGATGGGCGAAGAAGTCGAGCCGCGCAAGGACTTTATTGAAAAGCACGCATTGGAAGTAAAGAACCTGGATATATAA
- a CDS encoding molybdenum cofactor biosynthesis protein MoaB, which translates to MLQSDHKKHAAQQTLALNIAVIITSDTRTDKTDKTGNVLTGILQNAGHKCVLRKIVRNNLALIRSEVKKALKTADLVITSGGTGCGKKDLTIDAVSALITRKLEGFGEIFRLLSFGEIGSSAIMSRAMLGITRDSKLICALPGSPNAVSMALNKLLLPELAHICWELNR; encoded by the coding sequence ATGTTACAAAGCGACCACAAGAAGCACGCGGCGCAGCAGACCCTGGCCCTCAACATCGCCGTCATTATCACCTCGGACACCCGGACCGATAAGACCGACAAAACCGGTAATGTCCTCACCGGCATCCTCCAGAACGCCGGGCATAAATGCGTCTTGAGAAAAATAGTCCGAAATAATCTGGCTCTTATTCGCTCCGAGGTGAAAAAGGCATTAAAGACTGCGGATCTGGTCATTACCAGTGGCGGCACCGGCTGCGGAAAGAAAGACCTGACCATAGACGCCGTGAGCGCGTTGATAACCAGGAAGCTGGAGGGCTTCGGCGAGATATTCCGGCTGCTGAGTTTCGGCGAAATCGGCTCGTCGGCCATAATGAGCCGGGCCATGCTCGGGATCACCAGGGACAGCAAGCTCATCTGCGCCCTGCCCGGCTCGCCCAATGCTGTTTCTATGGCCCTGAATAAATTATTATTGCCTGAGCTGGCCCATATCTGCTGGGAATTGAATAGATGA